In one Corallococcus sp. EGB genomic region, the following are encoded:
- a CDS encoding CHAP domain-containing protein codes for MRPSSPPEDLLLLRRSSLVTLMSLGCLVGCAHVPDRAPHVAVELPGAASVTPPVVEAPSVAPVGAEGALGVKAEAPPPLAFVTPEGSEGLAALLEAEPPPVPEEAGVIAAALEAAALLTGPTQGPGGFWDELLPPPSKLARGIVARAAQLVGSRRLDRSVPNDCSGLVRLAYLQAGIDLVAHGFLAGENAVTGIFRRAQAAGAVHRLNPRPGDLAFFKETYDRNRDGKRNDGMTHIAVVESVAPDGTVTFIHRGGKGVARSRMNLAFPTVHRLSSGALLNDFIRPASKGMRAYLAGELFVAFASPGGL; via the coding sequence ATGCGCCCGTCTTCACCCCCGGAGGACTTGTTGCTGCTGCGCCGTTCGTCGCTCGTCACCCTGATGTCGTTGGGCTGCCTGGTGGGTTGTGCGCACGTCCCGGACCGCGCGCCCCACGTGGCGGTGGAACTCCCAGGCGCGGCCTCCGTCACGCCGCCCGTCGTTGAAGCACCGAGTGTCGCGCCGGTGGGCGCGGAGGGCGCACTCGGGGTGAAGGCTGAAGCGCCCCCGCCACTGGCCTTCGTGACGCCGGAGGGCAGCGAGGGTCTGGCGGCGTTGCTGGAGGCGGAGCCGCCCCCGGTGCCGGAGGAGGCGGGCGTCATCGCGGCGGCGCTGGAGGCGGCGGCGCTCCTCACCGGACCCACGCAGGGGCCGGGCGGCTTCTGGGACGAGCTGCTGCCGCCGCCGTCGAAGCTGGCGCGCGGCATCGTGGCGCGCGCGGCGCAGCTGGTGGGCTCGCGGCGGTTGGACCGCTCGGTGCCCAATGACTGTTCAGGGCTGGTGCGGCTGGCGTACCTGCAGGCCGGCATCGACCTGGTGGCGCACGGCTTCCTCGCGGGCGAGAACGCGGTGACGGGCATCTTCCGCCGCGCGCAGGCCGCGGGCGCCGTGCACCGGCTGAACCCGCGTCCGGGCGACCTGGCGTTCTTCAAGGAGACCTACGACCGCAACCGCGACGGCAAGCGCAACGACGGCATGACGCACATCGCGGTCGTGGAGTCCGTGGCGCCGGATGGCACCGTGACGTTCATCCACCGGGGCGGCAAGGGCGTGGCGCGCAGCCGCATGAACCTGGCGTTCCCCACGGTCCACAGGCTGAGCTCCGGTGCGCTGCTCAACGATTTCATCCGTCCGGCGAGCAAGGGGATGCGCGCGTACCTCGCGGGTGAGCTGTTCGTCGCGTTCGCCTCGCCTGGAGGTTTGTAG
- a CDS encoding phosphatidylserine/phosphatidylglycerophosphate/cardiolipin synthase family protein: MSELMDALLPQPGAHGFDGSDETRKHEMQGPFELPPGPEGFSFALYQSTGVGLSPGHRMHLLENSQVFDRMLEDIRAAKHSVHMLVYIWRPCELSDRFVEALTERSRAGVQCRVVVDPIGSEETSGDKDFDQQIEGRLTDAGVEVHYYRLLAGKVLGRLFSRSHQKIVVVDGRIAYTGGFGIWKVWEGDGLRPDNWRDTHIRVEGPEVRRIQVTFSKHWIESGGGFLPRECFPELKADGGGCAAFIDSSGRLGITEAERMMRVVIAAATKRLWIANAYFTPPNDILEQLEEKVRQGVDVRVMGPGPNHDVPVVRASQRSTYERLLAAGVRIWEYQPAMLHSKTMLVDDGLCVVGSTNLDSLSLNKLSEGSLVFEDKEIAAKMEKCWEKDVRHSKEISLENGGRTNPWRRFARRATQWAGHDR; encoded by the coding sequence ATGAGCGAGCTGATGGACGCATTGCTGCCCCAGCCGGGAGCCCACGGGTTCGACGGCAGTGACGAGACGCGCAAGCATGAGATGCAGGGGCCGTTCGAGCTGCCACCGGGGCCGGAGGGCTTCTCGTTCGCGCTCTACCAGTCCACGGGCGTGGGGCTGTCGCCGGGACACCGGATGCACCTGCTGGAGAACAGCCAGGTCTTCGACCGGATGTTGGAGGACATCCGCGCGGCGAAGCACAGCGTGCACATGCTCGTGTACATCTGGCGGCCGTGTGAGCTGTCGGACCGGTTCGTGGAGGCGCTGACGGAGCGCTCGCGCGCGGGCGTGCAGTGCCGCGTGGTGGTGGATCCGATTGGCAGCGAGGAGACGTCCGGGGACAAGGACTTCGATCAGCAGATTGAAGGGCGGCTGACGGATGCGGGCGTGGAGGTGCACTACTACCGGCTGCTCGCGGGCAAGGTGCTGGGACGGCTGTTCAGCCGGTCGCACCAGAAGATCGTCGTGGTGGACGGGCGCATCGCGTACACGGGCGGCTTCGGCATCTGGAAGGTGTGGGAGGGGGACGGGCTGAGGCCGGACAACTGGCGCGACACGCACATCCGCGTGGAGGGGCCAGAGGTGCGCCGCATCCAGGTGACGTTCTCCAAGCACTGGATTGAATCAGGCGGGGGGTTCCTGCCGCGCGAGTGCTTCCCGGAGCTGAAGGCGGACGGGGGCGGGTGCGCGGCGTTCATCGACAGCTCCGGGCGGTTGGGCATCACCGAGGCGGAGCGGATGATGCGGGTGGTGATCGCGGCGGCGACGAAGCGGTTGTGGATCGCCAACGCGTACTTCACGCCGCCCAACGACATCCTGGAGCAGTTGGAGGAGAAGGTCCGGCAGGGCGTGGACGTGCGGGTGATGGGGCCGGGGCCCAATCACGACGTGCCGGTGGTGCGCGCGTCGCAGCGGTCCACGTATGAGCGGCTGCTGGCGGCGGGCGTCCGCATCTGGGAGTACCAGCCGGCGATGCTGCATTCGAAGACGATGCTGGTGGACGACGGGTTGTGCGTCGTGGGTTCCACGAACCTGGACTCACTGTCGCTCAACAAGTTGAGTGAAGGGTCGCTGGTGTTCGAGGACAAGGAGATCGCCGCGAAGATGGAGAAGTGCTGGGAGAAGGACGTGCGGCACTCGAAGGAGATTTCGCTGGAGAACGGCGGCCGGACGAACCCGTGGCGCAGGTTCGCGCGAAGGGCCACGCAGTGGGCGGGGCACGACCGGTAG
- the bla gene encoding subclass B1 metallo-beta-lactamase — protein MNPFRLGILLFFVTACASTPSVPPPPSQEEFVLAKDVRVKRMAPGVWMHVTEAGGDWAGVTANGLLVEDGDTSILVDTGWTPEHSRALLTWARDTLHHPVRAALVTHFHLDRTGGIPTLDAQGIPVHAREDTALRASKQGNPVPSQRLKDAQDFGPLSVFFPGAGHSPDNLVVMHPASGILYGGCFIKDAHAKNLGNLEDADVAAWPLSLQREREHFPNARVIIPGHEQPGGTELLDHTEALLEEASR, from the coding sequence ATGAATCCCTTTCGCCTCGGCATCCTCCTGTTCTTCGTCACGGCCTGCGCCTCCACGCCCTCCGTGCCTCCTCCCCCTTCCCAGGAGGAGTTCGTGCTCGCGAAGGACGTGCGTGTGAAACGCATGGCCCCGGGCGTGTGGATGCATGTCACGGAAGCGGGCGGGGACTGGGCGGGCGTGACCGCGAACGGGCTCCTCGTGGAGGACGGTGACACGTCCATCCTCGTCGACACGGGCTGGACGCCGGAGCACTCCCGGGCGCTGCTCACCTGGGCCCGGGACACGCTTCATCATCCCGTGCGCGCCGCGCTGGTGACGCACTTCCACCTCGACCGCACGGGCGGCATCCCCACGCTCGACGCGCAGGGCATCCCCGTCCACGCTCGCGAGGACACGGCGCTCCGCGCGAGCAAGCAGGGCAACCCCGTCCCCTCGCAGCGGCTGAAGGATGCGCAGGACTTCGGACCGCTGTCGGTATTCTTCCCCGGCGCGGGGCACTCGCCCGACAACCTCGTCGTCATGCACCCGGCGTCGGGCATCCTCTACGGTGGCTGCTTCATCAAGGATGCCCACGCGAAGAACCTGGGCAACCTGGAGGACGCGGACGTCGCCGCATGGCCCTTGAGTCTCCAGCGCGAGCGCGAGCACTTCCCCAACGCCCGCGTCATCATCCCCGGCCATGAGCAGCCCGGTGGAACGGAGCTGCTCGACCACACCGAGGCCCTGCTGGAGGAGGCCTCGCGCTGA
- the nth gene encoding endonuclease III: MAVKKQSRSTTTAGPRRAPRAQSARTAHAAPSRTDTDKRPFDIEEVLRRVRHEVRAFADAAMFELAAKGHGSLFEQLIACILSIRTLDEVSLPAALRLLGRAHTPEALARLTPAEIDELIRPVTFHEGKAHQVHAIAVRTRDEFNGQLPADPDVLQSFKGVGPKCAHLALGIACGHEVISVDIHVHRVTNRWGYVNASTPERTLAALEAVLPRPYWVELNRLLVPFGKHVCTGSRPKCSTCPVLPYCRQVGVTSHR; encoded by the coding sequence ATGGCGGTCAAGAAGCAGTCCCGGTCCACGACGACGGCAGGTCCACGGCGGGCGCCGCGCGCCCAGAGCGCCCGCACCGCGCACGCCGCGCCCTCACGCACGGACACGGACAAGCGCCCCTTCGACATCGAAGAAGTCCTCCGCCGCGTGCGCCATGAGGTCCGCGCCTTCGCCGACGCGGCCATGTTCGAGCTCGCCGCGAAGGGCCATGGCTCCCTCTTCGAACAGCTCATCGCGTGCATCCTCTCCATCCGCACGCTCGATGAGGTCAGCCTCCCCGCGGCCCTCCGGCTCCTCGGCCGCGCCCACACACCCGAAGCCCTCGCGCGCCTCACTCCCGCGGAGATCGACGAACTCATCCGCCCCGTCACCTTCCACGAAGGCAAGGCCCACCAGGTCCACGCCATCGCCGTGCGCACGCGTGACGAGTTCAACGGCCAGCTCCCCGCGGATCCGGACGTGCTCCAGTCCTTCAAGGGCGTGGGCCCCAAGTGCGCGCACCTGGCGCTCGGCATCGCCTGCGGCCATGAGGTCATCAGCGTGGACATCCACGTCCACCGCGTCACCAACCGCTGGGGCTACGTGAACGCCTCCACCCCGGAACGCACGCTCGCCGCGCTCGAAGCCGTCCTCCCCCGCCCCTACTGGGTGGAGCTCAACCGGCTCCTCGTCCCCTTCGGCAAGCACGTGTGCACCGGCTCGCGGCCCAAGTGCTCCACCTGTCCCGTCCTCCCCTACTGCCGGCAGGTGGGCGTCACCTCCCACCGCTGA
- a CDS encoding protein kinase, with amino-acid sequence MLAPDALVLDGRFRVLKPLGSGGMGEVYLGEQVSLGRKVAIKVLHHDLHAQAGMAERFKREARLLSAVEHPAVVRIVDFGQSGDAACLVMEFVEGQSLHDALQGGPLFAPRALALLQQLAEGLAAIHDKGIIHRDLKPENVLISPSARGEQARLLDFGIARLVEPEAGSALSQVGVVLGTPEYLSPEQAVGAKVDTRSDLYSFGVLAYRVLSGRLPFDGPSPRHFLSQHASHAPLPLDRAAPQLSRYVGLLSLVMRLLDKDPAKRPQTANELADALGLAHAALMAFTPSQGTPVVSTNLTPSSGTAAFGVNPAAPAVPGSGTAAFGVPPAAPASPGSGTAAFGVAQAPGGPSVTAPPAQSAPRTGTAAFGTARISGSLGAVTGGAAVTKAQNVTVMLTDIQGFTDRMSRQTHEENARMLDTHDRLLMPLVREHDGRLVQKRGDALLAVFRAPSASIRCGMAMQQALWRYNQTVPDEHQLHIRVCLHSGEVLVTNDAVLGEPMEVVKAVEHVAAADEVTFTEAVNMVRNRAEAPAEPCGTIPLPGRDEKVQLYRVTRATEGSPFGAVLGLPEPGTRVSPLAGLRTKASQGVAFLRQRPRVMAGAGGALALVVAGAAWMAHANDPRVQARALLKDGKPREALQRLDAPGAPKDAETTRLRAAAKHMAGAHNDEHALIQGLDKEGRDAVEAQLLDGLAEDFGDNEKDLSARRALEALPVTTVRAHFESLARGAPSTKQWGALRYLDSKATEGLDWVRLYSASLASSDCAVRTKSALRLASLGDPSALPALTRAAETPPSGKACNPQTFNRAVEELKKKSAP; translated from the coding sequence GTGCTGGCCCCCGACGCACTGGTCCTCGACGGTCGATTCCGGGTTCTCAAGCCCCTGGGCTCTGGGGGCATGGGTGAGGTGTACCTGGGCGAACAGGTCTCCCTGGGCCGCAAGGTCGCCATCAAGGTCCTCCACCACGACCTGCACGCACAGGCCGGCATGGCCGAGCGTTTCAAACGCGAAGCCCGCCTCCTCTCCGCGGTGGAGCACCCGGCGGTGGTGCGCATCGTGGACTTCGGCCAGTCCGGTGACGCCGCGTGCCTGGTCATGGAGTTCGTGGAGGGGCAGAGCCTCCATGACGCGCTCCAGGGCGGCCCGCTGTTCGCGCCCCGGGCGCTGGCGCTGCTCCAGCAGCTGGCGGAAGGCCTGGCCGCCATCCACGACAAGGGCATCATCCACCGCGACCTGAAGCCGGAGAACGTCCTCATCTCCCCGTCCGCGCGAGGGGAGCAGGCGCGGCTGTTGGACTTCGGCATCGCGCGGCTGGTGGAGCCCGAGGCGGGCAGCGCGCTCAGCCAGGTGGGCGTGGTGCTGGGCACGCCGGAGTACCTGTCCCCGGAGCAGGCCGTGGGCGCGAAGGTGGACACGCGCAGCGACCTGTACTCCTTCGGGGTGCTGGCCTACCGCGTGCTGTCCGGACGGCTGCCGTTCGACGGGCCCTCGCCGCGCCACTTCCTGTCGCAGCACGCCTCGCACGCGCCGCTGCCGCTGGACCGCGCGGCCCCGCAGCTGTCGCGCTACGTGGGGCTGCTGTCGCTGGTGATGCGGCTGTTGGACAAGGACCCGGCGAAGCGTCCGCAGACGGCGAACGAGCTGGCGGACGCGCTGGGGCTGGCGCACGCGGCGCTGATGGCGTTCACCCCCAGTCAGGGCACGCCGGTGGTCTCCACGAACCTGACGCCCTCCAGCGGGACGGCGGCGTTCGGCGTGAACCCCGCGGCGCCGGCGGTCCCCGGTTCGGGCACGGCGGCGTTCGGCGTGCCCCCCGCGGCGCCCGCGAGCCCGGGCTCCGGCACGGCGGCGTTCGGCGTGGCGCAGGCGCCGGGGGGCCCTTCCGTGACGGCGCCCCCGGCGCAGTCGGCGCCGCGCACGGGCACGGCGGCGTTCGGCACGGCCCGCATCTCGGGCTCGCTGGGGGCGGTGACGGGCGGCGCGGCGGTGACGAAGGCCCAGAACGTGACGGTGATGCTCACCGACATCCAGGGCTTCACCGACCGGATGAGCCGGCAGACGCACGAGGAGAACGCGCGGATGCTGGACACGCACGACCGGCTGCTGATGCCGCTGGTGCGCGAGCACGACGGACGGCTGGTGCAGAAGCGCGGCGACGCGCTGCTCGCGGTCTTCCGCGCCCCTTCCGCCTCCATCCGCTGCGGCATGGCCATGCAGCAGGCGCTGTGGCGCTACAACCAGACGGTGCCGGACGAGCACCAGCTCCACATCCGCGTGTGCCTGCACTCGGGCGAGGTGCTGGTGACCAACGACGCGGTGCTCGGCGAGCCGATGGAGGTCGTGAAGGCGGTGGAGCACGTGGCCGCCGCCGACGAGGTGACCTTCACCGAGGCCGTGAACATGGTGCGCAACCGCGCCGAGGCCCCCGCCGAGCCCTGTGGCACCATTCCCCTGCCCGGACGCGATGAGAAGGTGCAGTTGTACCGGGTGACGCGCGCGACGGAGGGCTCGCCGTTCGGCGCGGTGCTGGGCCTCCCCGAGCCTGGGACCCGGGTGTCGCCGCTCGCGGGCCTGCGCACGAAGGCGAGCCAGGGCGTGGCCTTCCTTCGGCAGCGTCCGCGCGTGATGGCGGGTGCCGGCGGAGCGCTGGCGCTGGTGGTCGCGGGTGCCGCCTGGATGGCGCACGCGAATGATCCACGGGTGCAGGCGCGAGCCCTGCTGAAGGACGGCAAGCCCAGGGAAGCGCTTCAGCGGTTGGATGCGCCCGGCGCGCCGAAGGACGCGGAGACGACCCGGCTGCGCGCGGCGGCGAAGCACATGGCGGGCGCGCACAACGACGAGCACGCCCTCATCCAGGGCCTGGACAAGGAAGGCCGGGACGCCGTGGAGGCGCAGCTCCTGGACGGGCTGGCCGAGGACTTCGGAGACAACGAGAAGGACCTCTCCGCGCGCCGGGCCCTGGAGGCGCTGCCCGTCACGACGGTGCGCGCCCACTTCGAGTCCCTGGCCCGGGGAGCACCCTCGACGAAGCAGTGGGGCGCGCTGCGCTATCTGGACTCGAAGGCCACCGAGGGCCTGGACTGGGTGCGGCTCTACTCCGCGTCGTTGGCCTCCAGCGACTGCGCCGTGCGCACGAAGTCCGCCTTGCGGCTGGCGAGCCTGGGCGACCCCAGCGCCCTGCCCGCCCTCACGCGCGCGGCGGAGACCCCTCCAAGCGGCAAGGCCTGCAACCCGCAGACGTTCAACCGGGCCGTCGAGGAACTGAAGAAGAAGTCCGCGCCCTGA
- a CDS encoding GNAT family N-acetyltransferase, whose amino-acid sequence MSTELTLRPIEARDDAAMAAVIRAVMPEFGADGPGFAIHDPEVNAMSAAYSRPRHAYFVVEHGGQVVGGAGIAPLDGGAPDVCELRKMYFLPTARGHGMGERLLRHCLEFARSAGFRQCYLETLAGMEQAQKLYRKVGFEPLCAPMGRTGHFGCDRWYALNLPQSA is encoded by the coding sequence ATGAGCACGGAACTGACGTTGAGGCCCATCGAGGCCCGGGACGACGCGGCGATGGCGGCGGTCATCCGCGCGGTGATGCCGGAGTTCGGAGCGGACGGTCCGGGGTTCGCGATCCACGACCCGGAGGTGAACGCGATGAGCGCGGCCTACAGCCGTCCCCGGCACGCGTATTTCGTGGTGGAGCATGGGGGCCAGGTGGTGGGAGGCGCGGGCATCGCGCCGCTGGACGGAGGAGCGCCGGACGTCTGCGAGCTGCGCAAGATGTACTTCCTGCCCACGGCCCGAGGCCACGGCATGGGTGAGCGCTTGTTGAGACACTGTCTGGAGTTCGCGCGAAGCGCTGGCTTCCGGCAGTGCTACCTGGAGACGCTCGCGGGCATGGAGCAGGCCCAGAAGCTCTACCGCAAGGTCGGCTTCGAACCGCTCTGCGCCCCCATGGGCCGCACCGGCCACTTCGGCTGCGACCGCTGGTATGCGCTGAACCTGCCCCAGTCCGCCTGA